In Agrobacterium sp. RAC06, a single window of DNA contains:
- a CDS encoding YdcH family protein encodes MSNTPHELAVEFPEHVALMRHLKETDGHFARLFETYHEVNRAIHRAETDIEPADDFHIVEMRKKRMQLKDEIYGMLVRHEPEAETPAA; translated from the coding sequence ATGTCGAACACACCGCACGAACTGGCAGTGGAATTCCCGGAACACGTCGCGCTGATGCGTCATCTGAAAGAAACGGATGGGCATTTTGCAAGATTGTTCGAAACCTATCATGAGGTGAACCGGGCCATCCACCGCGCCGAAACCGATATCGAGCCTGCAGACGACTTCCACATCGTGGAAATGCGCAAGAAGCGGATGCAGCTCAAGGATGAAATCTACGGGATGCTGGTTCGTCACGAACCGGAAGCCGAGACACCCGCAGCCTGA
- a CDS encoding SGNH/GDSL hydrolase family protein — MKTVLAYGDSLTWGYDPVNLGRHAYEVRWTSVLQKALGHGVRVIAEGLNGRTTAYDDHLGDCERNGTKLLPTLLATHKPIDLVIIMLGTNDLKRGIQGTAIGATSGVKRLVKLVQKHDWGFEFDEPEILVVAPPAIRETANSVFGAMFNHSVDEGAMLASMYRDAADESGCAFFDAGSVAETTPLDGIHLDAENTRAIGRGLEPVVRMMLGL, encoded by the coding sequence ATGAAGACCGTTCTCGCTTACGGCGACAGCCTGACATGGGGATATGACCCGGTGAATCTGGGTCGCCATGCCTATGAGGTCCGCTGGACGAGTGTCTTGCAAAAGGCGCTCGGCCACGGGGTCAGGGTGATCGCCGAGGGCTTGAACGGTCGTACCACCGCCTATGACGACCATCTGGGCGATTGCGAGCGCAACGGAACCAAGCTGCTTCCGACGCTTCTCGCAACGCACAAGCCGATCGATCTTGTGATCATCATGCTGGGGACGAATGACCTCAAGCGGGGCATTCAGGGCACGGCCATCGGCGCGACCAGTGGCGTCAAGCGGCTGGTCAAGCTCGTTCAGAAGCACGACTGGGGTTTCGAGTTCGACGAGCCCGAAATCCTGGTCGTCGCGCCGCCGGCGATCCGCGAGACGGCCAATTCGGTGTTTGGCGCCATGTTCAACCACTCGGTGGACGAAGGCGCCATGCTCGCCAGCATGTACCGCGATGCGGCAGACGAATCGGGATGCGCCTTCTTCGACGCAGGATCGGTCGCAGAGACCACGCCGCTCGACGGCATCCATCTCGATGCTGAAAACACCCGTGCGATCGGTCGCGGTCTTGAGCCTGTCGTCCGCATGATGCTTGGGCTTTGA
- a CDS encoding pyruvate dehydrogenase complex dihydrolipoamide acetyltransferase — protein MPINITMPALSPTMEEGNLAKWLVKEGDKVKSGDVIAEIETDKATMEVEAVDEGIVAKIVVPAGTEAVKVNALIAILAEEGEDVAAAAAGGGSSAPKAEAAPAPKAEAAPAPATAAAVAPAPAAASAAPAASSGERVFASPLARRLAKEAGLDLKAVSGSGPKGRVVKSDVEKAVSTGGAKAAPAPAAASTAAATPVMAKGASEEAVLKNFAEGSYELVPHDGMRKTIAKRLQESKQTIPHFYVSVDCELDALLALRAQLNAAAPEKDGKPAYKLSVNDMVIKALALALRDVPDANVSWTDTNMVKHKHADVGVAVSIPGGLITPIIRKAEEKSLSTISNEMKDLGKRAKDRKLKPEEYQGGTTAVSNMGMMGVKSFSAVVNPPHATILAIGAGEERVVVKNGEMKIANVMTVTLSTDHRCVDGALGAELLGAFKRYIENPMGMLV, from the coding sequence ATGCCGATCAATATCACCATGCCGGCCCTGTCTCCGACGATGGAAGAGGGCAATCTGGCCAAGTGGCTGGTCAAGGAAGGCGACAAGGTCAAGTCCGGCGACGTGATCGCCGAGATCGAGACCGACAAGGCGACCATGGAAGTGGAAGCCGTCGATGAAGGCATCGTCGCAAAGATCGTTGTTCCCGCCGGCACAGAGGCCGTGAAGGTCAACGCGCTGATCGCGATCCTCGCCGAGGAAGGCGAGGACGTCGCAGCCGCCGCTGCTGGTGGCGGATCTTCCGCGCCGAAGGCTGAGGCGGCTCCTGCTCCGAAGGCGGAAGCAGCACCTGCGCCCGCCACAGCTGCAGCTGTAGCGCCGGCTCCTGCTGCCGCGTCGGCTGCTCCGGCAGCGTCGAGCGGGGAACGGGTCTTTGCCTCGCCGCTCGCCCGTCGCCTCGCCAAGGAAGCCGGTCTCGACTTGAAGGCAGTCTCTGGCTCCGGACCGAAGGGCCGCGTCGTCAAGAGCGACGTCGAAAAGGCCGTGAGCACCGGTGGTGCAAAGGCTGCCCCGGCGCCAGCAGCAGCGTCAACTGCTGCAGCTACCCCGGTTATGGCCAAGGGCGCCTCGGAAGAAGCTGTTCTCAAGAACTTCGCCGAAGGCTCCTACGAGCTCGTGCCGCATGACGGCATGCGCAAGACGATCGCCAAGCGCCTGCAGGAATCCAAACAGACAATTCCGCATTTCTACGTCTCCGTGGATTGCGAACTGGATGCGCTGCTGGCACTTCGTGCCCAGCTCAATGCAGCAGCCCCCGAAAAAGACGGCAAGCCGGCCTACAAGCTCTCGGTCAACGACATGGTGATCAAGGCACTGGCTCTCGCGCTGCGCGACGTGCCGGATGCCAACGTTTCCTGGACCGATACCAACATGGTCAAGCACAAGCATGCCGATGTTGGCGTGGCGGTCTCGATCCCCGGCGGCCTGATCACTCCGATCATCCGCAAGGCGGAGGAAAAGAGCCTGTCCACCATCTCCAACGAGATGAAGGACCTCGGCAAGCGCGCCAAGGACCGCAAGCTGAAGCCCGAGGAATACCAGGGCGGCACGACTGCCGTGTCCAACATGGGCATGATGGGCGTGAAGAGCTTCTCGGCCGTGGTCAACCCGCCGCATGCAACGATCCTTGCGATCGGTGCCGGCGAAGAGCGGGTCGTGGTCAAGAACGGCGAGATGAAGATCGCCAATGTCATGACCGTGACGCTCTCGACCGACCATCGCTGCGTCGATGGCGCGCTCGGGGCCGAACTGCTCGGTGCCTTCAAGCGCTACATCGAAAATCCGATGGGCATGCTGGTCTGA
- a CDS encoding pyruvate dehydrogenase complex E1 component subunit beta, whose protein sequence is MPIEILMPALSPTMEEGTLSKWIKQEGDTVKSGDVIAEIETDKATMEVEAVDEGVLGKLLIAAGTENVKVNTPIAVLLQDGESADAAPAPKAAPAAAEPVSAPAAEAPAAAAVPAAPKVEVAADPDVPAGTEMVTMTVREALREAMAEEMRANPDVFIMGEEVAEYQGAYKITQGLLQEFGAQRVVDTPITEHGFAGLGVGAAMAGLKPIVEFMTFNFAMQAIDHIINSAAKTLYMSGGQMGAPIVFRGPNGAAARVGAQHSQDYAAWYSQIPGLKVVMPYTAADAKGLLKAAIRDPNPVIFLENEILYGHSFEVPKMDDFVLPIGKARIHKTGKDATIVSFGIGMTYSVKAVEELAKEGIDVELIDLRTIRPMDLPTVIESVKKTGRLVTVEEGYPQSSVGTEIATRVMQQAFDYLDAPILTIAGKDVPMPYAANLEKLALPSVAEVVQAVKTVCYK, encoded by the coding sequence ATGCCGATCGAAATTTTGATGCCCGCCCTTTCTCCGACAATGGAAGAAGGCACGCTTTCCAAGTGGATCAAGCAGGAAGGCGACACCGTAAAGTCTGGCGACGTGATCGCCGAGATCGAGACCGACAAGGCGACCATGGAAGTGGAAGCCGTTGATGAAGGCGTGCTCGGCAAGTTGCTGATTGCGGCCGGCACCGAGAACGTCAAGGTCAATACGCCGATCGCCGTTCTGCTTCAGGATGGTGAAAGTGCCGATGCGGCACCTGCTCCGAAGGCAGCGCCTGCTGCCGCCGAGCCTGTATCCGCACCGGCAGCTGAAGCGCCTGCTGCTGCTGCCGTTCCGGCTGCTCCGAAGGTTGAAGTCGCTGCCGATCCGGACGTCCCGGCCGGCACCGAAATGGTGACGATGACGGTGCGTGAAGCGCTGCGCGAAGCCATGGCCGAGGAAATGCGCGCCAATCCTGACGTCTTCATCATGGGTGAAGAAGTCGCTGAATATCAGGGCGCCTACAAGATCACGCAGGGGCTTCTGCAGGAATTCGGCGCCCAGCGCGTGGTCGACACCCCGATCACCGAGCATGGCTTTGCCGGTCTCGGCGTTGGTGCGGCAATGGCCGGCCTGAAGCCGATCGTCGAATTCATGACCTTCAACTTCGCCATGCAGGCGATCGACCACATCATCAACTCGGCTGCCAAGACGCTCTACATGTCCGGCGGCCAGATGGGTGCCCCGATCGTCTTCCGTGGTCCGAACGGCGCAGCTGCCCGCGTTGGCGCCCAGCACAGCCAGGACTACGCTGCCTGGTACAGCCAGATCCCGGGCCTGAAGGTCGTGATGCCCTACACGGCGGCTGACGCCAAGGGGCTGCTGAAGGCGGCCATCCGCGATCCGAACCCGGTCATCTTCCTGGAAAACGAAATCCTCTACGGTCACTCCTTCGAAGTGCCGAAGATGGATGACTTCGTCCTGCCGATCGGCAAAGCACGCATCCACAAGACCGGCAAGGACGCGACCATCGTTTCCTTCGGTATCGGCATGACCTATTCGGTCAAGGCCGTCGAGGAGCTGGCGAAGGAAGGCATCGACGTCGAACTGATCGACCTTCGGACCATCCGTCCGATGGACCTGCCGACCGTCATCGAATCCGTCAAGAAGACCGGTCGCCTGGTCACCGTCGAGGAAGGCTATCCGCAGTCCTCCGTCGGCACCGAAATTGCGACCCGCGTCATGCAGCAGGCCTTCGACTATCTGGATGCGCCGATCCTGACGATCGCCGGCAAGGATGTTCCGATGCCGTATGCGGCCAATCTTGAAAAGCTGGCACTGCCGAGCGTTGCCGAAGTCGTTCAGGCCGTCAAAACCGTCTGCTACAAGTAA
- the pdhA gene encoding pyruvate dehydrogenase (acetyl-transferring) E1 component subunit alpha, with product MAPRKPAAANGRKSSAKSAGKEFTGKNAPEFGADEELHAYREMLLIRRFEEKAGQLYGMGFIGGFCHLYIGQEAVVVGMQMAQKEGDQVITAYRDHGHMLAAGLSARGVMAELTGRRSGLSKGKGGSMHMFSKEKHFYGGHGIVGAQVSLGTGLAFANKYRGNDNVAVAYFGDGAANQGQVYESFNMAALWQLPIIYIVENNRYAMGTSTARATAQSNYSLRGSGFGIPGVQVDGMDVRAVKAAADEALEHCRSGKGPIILEMLTYRYRGHSMSDPAKYRSKEEVQKMRSEQDPIEQVKARLLENGWASEDQLKAIDKDVRDIVADSADFAQADPEPDVSELYTDILL from the coding sequence ATGGCGCCTCGCAAGCCAGCAGCTGCGAACGGTCGGAAGTCTTCGGCCAAGTCGGCCGGCAAGGAATTCACCGGAAAAAACGCACCCGAATTCGGCGCGGATGAAGAGCTTCACGCCTATCGTGAAATGCTTCTGATCCGCCGTTTCGAAGAGAAGGCCGGCCAGCTTTACGGCATGGGCTTCATCGGGGGCTTCTGTCACCTCTATATCGGCCAGGAAGCTGTCGTTGTCGGCATGCAGATGGCGCAGAAGGAAGGTGATCAGGTCATCACCGCCTATCGCGACCACGGACATATGCTGGCAGCGGGCTTGAGCGCCCGCGGCGTCATGGCCGAGCTCACGGGCCGTCGCAGCGGCCTGTCGAAGGGCAAGGGCGGCTCCATGCACATGTTCTCGAAAGAGAAGCATTTCTATGGTGGCCATGGCATCGTCGGCGCGCAGGTTTCGCTCGGAACCGGTCTTGCATTTGCCAACAAGTATCGCGGCAATGACAATGTTGCTGTTGCCTATTTCGGCGACGGCGCTGCAAACCAGGGCCAGGTCTACGAGAGCTTCAACATGGCTGCCCTTTGGCAGCTGCCGATCATCTACATCGTTGAGAACAACCGTTACGCCATGGGCACCTCGACGGCGCGCGCCACGGCACAGTCGAACTATTCGCTGCGCGGCTCCGGCTTCGGCATCCCCGGCGTCCAGGTTGACGGTATGGATGTGCGCGCGGTGAAGGCGGCCGCCGATGAGGCGCTTGAACATTGCCGCTCCGGCAAGGGTCCGATCATTCTTGAAATGCTGACCTATCGCTATCGCGGTCACTCGATGTCAGACCCGGCGAAGTATCGCTCCAAGGAAGAAGTGCAGAAGATGCGGTCGGAGCAGGATCCGATCGAACAGGTCAAGGCTCGTCTCCTCGAGAATGGCTGGGCCTCAGAAGACCAGCTCAAGGCGATCGACAAGGATGTGCGCGACATTGTTGCGGACAGCGCCGATTTCGCCCAGGCCGATCCGGAGCCGGATGTTTCCGAGCTCTACACCGACATTCTTCTGTAA
- a CDS encoding FtsB family cell division protein: MWTRHHKKKKYGRLILPAITVAFLSYFGYHSIHGDYGLRAGQEFERIRQERASELEALVAQRTVLEKDVSLLSDGSLDEDIIDEKARYQLNMSRPDEIVIFNTYF; encoded by the coding sequence ATGTGGACCAGGCATCACAAGAAGAAGAAATACGGCCGTCTTATTCTTCCCGCTATCACCGTCGCTTTCCTGTCCTATTTCGGCTACCATTCCATCCATGGTGATTACGGCCTCAGGGCGGGGCAAGAATTCGAGCGCATCCGGCAGGAGCGTGCATCGGAGCTTGAGGCGCTCGTGGCCCAGCGAACCGTTCTTGAAAAGGATGTCAGTCTCTTGAGTGACGGCTCTCTCGATGAGGATATCATCGACGAAAAGGCGCGTTATCAGCTCAACATGTCGCGTCCGGACGAAATCGTCATCTTCAACACCTATTTCTGA
- the eno gene encoding phosphopyruvate hydratase has protein sequence MTAITDIIGREILDSRGNPTVEVDVYLEDGSMGRAAVPSGASTGAHEAVELRDGGSRYLGKGVEKAVEAVNGEIYDAIGGHDAENQIQIDNLMIQLDGTPNKARLGANAILGVSLAVAKAAAQSSGLPLYRYVGGPNAHVLPVPMMNIINGGAHADNPIDFQEFMIVPVGADSIRDAVRMGSEVFHTLKKQLAADGHNTNVGDEGGFAPGLASAPAALDFIMKSIEKAGYRPGEDMHIALDCASTEFFKDGKYVLEGEGRTLEPEAMAEYLAELAAKYPIFSIEDGMAEDDWDGWKALTDKVGKKIQLVGDDLFVTNSARLRDGIKMGVANSILVKVNQIGSLSETLDAVSTAHRAAYTAVMSHRSGETEDSTIADLAVATNCGQIKTGSLARSDRTAKYNQLIRIEEELGPQAVYAGSSILRG, from the coding sequence ATGACCGCCATCACCGACATCATCGGCCGCGAGATCCTCGACAGCCGTGGCAACCCGACCGTCGAGGTCGACGTCTATCTCGAAGATGGCAGCATGGGCCGCGCTGCGGTTCCCTCGGGCGCATCGACCGGCGCGCATGAAGCCGTCGAGCTGCGTGACGGTGGTTCGCGCTATCTCGGCAAGGGCGTCGAAAAGGCGGTCGAAGCCGTGAACGGCGAGATCTATGATGCGATCGGCGGTCACGATGCCGAGAACCAGATCCAGATCGACAACCTGATGATCCAGCTCGATGGCACGCCGAACAAGGCGCGCCTCGGCGCCAATGCCATCCTCGGCGTCTCGCTCGCCGTCGCCAAGGCTGCAGCCCAGTCCTCTGGCCTGCCGCTCTACCGTTACGTCGGCGGCCCGAACGCCCATGTCCTGCCGGTTCCGATGATGAACATCATCAATGGCGGCGCGCATGCTGACAACCCGATCGACTTCCAGGAATTCATGATCGTTCCTGTCGGTGCCGACAGCATCCGCGACGCCGTTCGCATGGGTTCGGAAGTCTTTCACACGCTGAAGAAGCAGCTCGCTGCCGACGGCCACAACACGAATGTCGGTGATGAAGGTGGTTTTGCGCCCGGTCTGGCATCAGCGCCTGCCGCCCTCGACTTCATCATGAAGTCGATCGAAAAGGCCGGCTACCGTCCGGGTGAAGATATGCATATCGCGCTCGATTGCGCCTCGACCGAATTCTTCAAGGACGGCAAGTATGTGCTGGAAGGTGAAGGCCGCACGCTGGAGCCGGAAGCCATGGCCGAGTACCTCGCCGAGCTTGCTGCCAAATACCCGATCTTCTCGATCGAAGACGGCATGGCCGAAGACGACTGGGACGGCTGGAAGGCACTCACCGACAAGGTCGGCAAGAAGATCCAGCTCGTCGGCGACGATCTCTTCGTCACCAATTCGGCCCGCCTGCGCGACGGCATCAAGATGGGCGTGGCCAACTCCATCCTGGTCAAGGTCAACCAGATCGGTTCGCTGTCGGAAACCCTCGACGCCGTTTCGACCGCGCACCGCGCCGCCTACACGGCCGTGATGTCGCACCGCTCGGGTGAAACCGAGGACTCGACGATTGCCGATCTCGCGGTTGCCACCAACTGCGGCCAGATCAAGACGGGTTCGCTTGCCCGCTCTGACCGTACCGCCAAGTACAACCAGCTGATCCGCATAGAGGAAGAACTCGGACCGCAGGCCGTCTACGCAGGCTCGTCGATCCTGCGCGGCTGA
- the kdsA gene encoding 3-deoxy-8-phosphooctulonate synthase, with amino-acid sequence MSVSPNSEVVVGEGAAKAVFSQKGRFALIAGPCQMESRDHAFMIAGQLVELCRELGLGLVYKSSFDKANRTSLSAERGIGLETAMEVFADIKKEFGVPVLTDIHTEEQCTAVAPTVDILQIPAFLCRQTDLLVAAAKTGRAINVKKGQFLAPWDMKNVLNKITGSGNPNVLLCERGASFGYNTLVSDMRSLPIMAAMGAPVVFDATHSVQQPGGQGGSSGGQREFVETLARAAVAVGVGGLFIETHQDPDNAPSDGPNMVKITDMRRLLEKLIAFDDIAKAS; translated from the coding sequence ATGAGCGTGTCCCCCAATTCGGAAGTCGTCGTTGGCGAAGGCGCGGCCAAGGCCGTCTTCTCCCAGAAGGGCCGTTTTGCCTTGATCGCTGGTCCCTGCCAGATGGAAAGCCGCGACCATGCCTTCATGATCGCCGGCCAGCTCGTCGAGCTCTGCCGCGAACTCGGACTCGGCCTTGTCTACAAGTCATCCTTCGACAAGGCGAACCGCACCTCGCTGTCTGCTGAGCGCGGCATTGGCCTGGAAACGGCAATGGAAGTCTTCGCCGACATCAAGAAGGAATTCGGCGTTCCGGTTCTCACCGACATCCACACGGAAGAGCAATGCACCGCCGTTGCCCCGACCGTTGATATCCTGCAGATCCCGGCCTTCCTCTGCCGCCAGACAGACCTGCTGGTGGCTGCGGCGAAGACCGGTCGCGCGATCAACGTCAAGAAGGGCCAGTTCCTGGCGCCCTGGGACATGAAAAATGTCCTGAACAAGATCACCGGTTCCGGCAATCCGAACGTCCTGCTCTGCGAGCGTGGTGCCTCCTTCGGCTACAACACGCTGGTCTCCGACATGCGCTCGCTGCCGATCATGGCGGCCATGGGCGCACCTGTCGTGTTCGACGCCACCCATTCGGTCCAGCAGCCGGGCGGGCAGGGTGGGTCCTCTGGTGGCCAGCGGGAATTCGTCGAAACGCTGGCTCGTGCAGCTGTTGCCGTCGGTGTCGGTGGTCTCTTCATCGAGACTCATCAGGATCCGGACAACGCACCGTCAGATGGCCCGAACATGGTCAAGATCACGGACATGCGTCGTCTGCTCGAAAAACTCATCGCCTTCGACGACATCGCCAAGGCATCCTGA
- a CDS encoding VOC family protein, translating to MSNPISSARAIDHLVLPVFELETARDRLGRLGFTVAADARHPFGTENACVFFADDTYLEPLAVGSREDCLEAARMGNVFVARDQAFRFRRGEGLSAIVVKTHDALADDSQYRQDGMSPGPVLDFARQFRFPDGRTAEGSFRLAFAADLRAPDFFAFACQRINPLPTDRGPLLVHANGAAGIRSVVLVEENPSDFQYLLEMVLDQRDVTAHSFGISIQAAHTSVDVLTPEGFRLHFGQDVAVSERGLVGAAVVFAVDDLGVTEACLAAKGVTYQKTGARLVVAPEEGQGVTFAFEELK from the coding sequence ATGTCCAATCCCATTTCCTCAGCCCGCGCCATCGATCATCTCGTCCTGCCGGTCTTCGAGCTCGAAACCGCCCGCGACAGGCTCGGGCGTCTCGGCTTTACCGTTGCGGCGGATGCCCGCCACCCGTTCGGCACGGAGAATGCCTGTGTGTTCTTCGCTGACGACACCTATCTGGAACCGCTGGCGGTCGGCAGCCGAGAGGACTGTCTGGAAGCAGCGCGCATGGGCAATGTCTTTGTCGCTCGCGATCAGGCCTTTCGCTTTCGACGAGGCGAGGGCCTCTCCGCCATTGTCGTGAAGACGCACGACGCGTTGGCTGACGATTCGCAGTATCGCCAAGACGGCATGAGCCCCGGCCCTGTGCTTGATTTCGCACGCCAGTTTCGTTTTCCGGATGGGCGGACCGCGGAGGGTTCGTTCCGCCTCGCCTTTGCCGCAGACCTGCGCGCGCCTGATTTTTTCGCCTTCGCCTGTCAGCGCATCAACCCGCTCCCGACCGATCGGGGGCCCCTGCTCGTACATGCCAATGGCGCAGCAGGGATTCGAAGCGTGGTGCTGGTCGAAGAAAACCCGAGCGACTTCCAATATCTGCTGGAAATGGTCCTCGATCAGCGCGATGTCACGGCCCATTCCTTCGGCATCTCCATCCAGGCCGCCCATACGTCCGTCGATGTCCTGACACCGGAGGGTTTCCGGCTTCACTTCGGACAGGACGTGGCGGTCTCGGAACGGGGGCTCGTCGGGGCAGCCGTGGTTTTCGCGGTTGATGATCTCGGCGTGACAGAAGCCTGCCTCGCTGCTAAGGGCGTCACCTATCAAAAAACGGGCGCACGCCTCGTCGTCGCGCCGGAAGAGGGGCAGGGTGTTACCTTTGCCTTCGAGGAGTTGAAATGA
- a CDS encoding DUF1003 domain-containing protein — translation MLKDIEKLVLGKSSSDLSSAEQKVLKRARERRTVSTNAGEDFLAHATFGQRVADGIARVGGSWGFIIGFMLFLVAWVILNTVILATGALDPYPFIFLNLLLSMLAAIQAPIIMMSQNRQTERDRFMAAKDYEINLKAEIEVLALHHKIDEEVVKELREARQEINALRQAIETLSSKAHNSQD, via the coding sequence ATGCTGAAGGATATCGAGAAGCTCGTTCTAGGAAAGTCGTCATCCGATCTTTCGTCAGCAGAGCAGAAGGTGCTGAAGCGGGCGCGCGAGCGACGCACGGTGTCGACCAATGCCGGCGAGGACTTTCTGGCTCATGCCACGTTCGGCCAGCGGGTCGCTGATGGCATCGCACGGGTCGGTGGTTCCTGGGGTTTCATCATCGGCTTCATGCTGTTTTTGGTCGCCTGGGTCATCCTCAACACGGTGATTCTGGCAACAGGTGCGCTCGATCCCTATCCGTTCATCTTCCTGAACCTGCTCTTGTCGATGCTCGCCGCCATCCAGGCACCCATCATCATGATGAGCCAGAACCGCCAGACCGAGCGGGATCGCTTCATGGCGGCGAAAGACTACGAGATCAATCTCAAGGCAGAGATCGAGGTATTGGCCTTGCACCACAAGATCGACGAGGAGGTGGTGAAAGAGCTGCGCGAGGCGCGCCAGGAGATTAATGCGCTGCGCCAGGCGATCGAGACCCTTTCAAGCAAGGCGCACAATTCTCAAGACTGA
- the lexA gene encoding transcriptional repressor LexA: protein MLTRKQQELLLFIHERMKESGVPPSFDEMKDALDLASKSGIHRLITALEERGFIRRLPNRARALEVIKLPEAYSPSIQPRRGFAPSVIEGSLGKTPPAPALTKPPVEDNGSSVSVPVMGRIAAGVPISAIQNNTHDITVPAEMIGAGDHYALEVKGDSMIEAGILDGDTVIIRNASNANPGDIIVALVDDEEATLKRFRRRGASIALEAANPAYETRIFPPDRVKIQGKLVGLIRRYH from the coding sequence ATGCTGACGCGCAAGCAACAGGAACTGCTTCTCTTCATCCATGAACGGATGAAGGAATCGGGTGTCCCGCCGTCCTTCGACGAGATGAAGGATGCGCTGGACCTCGCATCGAAATCCGGGATCCATCGCCTGATCACGGCGCTCGAGGAACGCGGCTTCATCCGACGCTTGCCGAACCGGGCTCGTGCACTGGAGGTCATCAAGCTTCCGGAAGCCTATTCGCCAAGCATCCAGCCGCGCCGCGGCTTTGCGCCGAGCGTGATCGAGGGCAGCCTCGGCAAGACGCCGCCGGCGCCAGCACTGACAAAGCCGCCCGTCGAAGACAACGGCTCGTCCGTCTCGGTTCCGGTCATGGGCCGAATCGCAGCCGGTGTGCCAATTTCAGCCATTCAGAACAACACTCACGACATCACGGTACCGGCGGAGATGATCGGCGCGGGCGATCACTACGCGCTTGAGGTCAAGGGCGATTCGATGATTGAGGCCGGTATTCTTGACGGCGATACGGTCATCATCCGCAATGCCTCGAACGCCAATCCCGGTGACATCATCGTGGCGCTCGTCGACGACGAGGAGGCGACACTCAAACGCTTCCGCCGCCGCGGCGCATCGATTGCGCTGGAGGCCGCCAATCCGGCCTACGAAACCCGCATCTTCCCGCCGGATCGCGTCAAGATCCAGGGCAAGCTGGTGGGCCTCATTCGCCGCTATCACTGA